Below is a genomic region from Alphaproteobacteria bacterium.
TTATGGTACCGCAGGGTGGATTTCACCGGGTATTTTAAAAGATGGACAAGTTCATGCTGTTTGGTCATATCCAAGGCAAAAAAATAATTGGAAAATAAAAATAAAACCCTTTTATTCTTTTACTAAAAAAGAATTTAAAATTATTGAGAAAAAAATATCGTATCTTCTTGGTGATGGAAAGGTAACTTCATTTCAAATTGGTTGTTGATGCTAAATTTGATTAAAAATTTTATTATATTTATGACCGAATCAGTAGATATTTATTTGATGATTTTTTAGAAAAACTACGACAAAAATATTCCTTATGTATGAATTATACTAATTTGATATATGAAATTATTTTATAGTTGAGCATTATAAGGTAGTGAATCAGGGCTTGACATATGCTCTAACTTGGAAGCAAGAATATATCAAAAGCGGTCTTGTTTATTTTAAATATTTAAAAGGATTTTTACATTGCCTATCCCTTGTCCAACCTTAAAAAAGATTATACGTCGTGGTACCCTGCGTGCGGGGGTAAGCCAAGGTATTAGGCCTTTATCCTACAAAGATAATTTAGGTATATGGCGTGGTTTTGATGTAGATTTTGCCCAAGCAGTTGCGGCTGCAACATTAGGAGATAAAGGATTAGTAGAATTTATACCTTTGGCCCCACAAGATCGGTTTACTTCCTTAGCAAAAGGAGATGTTGATATTTTAACGGCTAACGCAACAGGGACATTATCGCGTGATATTGAACTTGGTATTACCTTTGTTGGTGTTATTTATTATGATAGTGAAGGTTTTTTATCACCAAAAAAATTAAAAATTAACAATATTTTAGAAATAGATGAACCAAGATTTGCTATTCAAGCAGGGACGACAACAGCACAAAATTTATCTGATTTTTTCAGCAGTAGACAACGGGGATTTTCTGTCCGTAGCTTTGCCACACCTGAAGAAGCCATGAAAGAATATCTTTCTGGTCAATATCATGCCTATGTTCTTGATAGGACAGCTCTTGCTGCTGAGCGAAATCAATTATCATCACCAGATGACCATATCATTTTACCCGACATGATTTCTAAAGAACCTATGGGACCTTTTGTGGCCGAAGGCGATGAAAAATGGTGGAAAATTGTCAGATGGGTTTTTTATGCTTTAATAATGTTAGAAGAGGTTGGGGTATCCTCCTCAACAATTCAAAGTGATACAGTCCATCAAACTATTGTAGCACGGATCCAAAATAAAATTATGGAAGCAACTAATGTGATGACATTACCCGAAGATTGGATTAGCCAAATAGCCTTGCAAACAGGCAATTATGGCGAATTGTTTGATAGACATTTTGGTGTTTTATCGGAATTAAAATTGCCCCGTGCCCTTAATGATTTGTGGAGCAGAGGTGGGTTAATTTATGCCCCACCTTTTAATTAATATTAATAAGTTAAAGGACTAAGAGAAAAAGATTCTGGTCTATGTCTTATATTGCTATTATTACCACTATTTGCCGTAGTTTTAAAAATTGGATCTTTATTAATTTCGTCTGCAATCCAACGGCGGAAAGCTTGAAGCGTAATTTTATGATCTTTGGTTTGAGGGTAAACAAGATAATAAGAATTATCCGAAAAAATTTCGACATCAAATAATCTCATAAGTTTACCTTGTTTTATGTCGTCCGCAACCAGGGCAGTACGACCAAGCGCAACACCTTGGGAGTCAATCGCAGCTTGTAAGGCTAAATTGGAATGGGTAAAATAAAGGTTCTTGGTTGGTTTAATGGGAAGATAACTTGCCCTTTGAAGCCAAATAGCCCAATCAGGTCCTTCGGGGAAAAGATTTCTTCCTTCATCATGTAATAATGTTACTTTTTCAAGATCAGAAAAAGATTTCACATGATTCTCTTCTAAAAATTTTGGGCTGCACACAGCAAAAACCTGCTCTCTTCGTAAGAGTTCAGAGATTAAATTCGGATAAACCCCAGCGCCATATCTTATCGCCACATCAATTCGGTCTGATGTAAAATTACATAAACTATCCTTAGCTTCAACACGTATATCAATATCAGGATATTGGGTGCGGAATGATTGAAGATGGGGGAGAAGCCATTTAACAGAAAAAGTGAAGAAAACGCTGACATTCAAAGAGCGGCTGGTACTACCTGAACGTATTTTATCAACTGATTCGTGAAGAATATCAAAGGCCTTATGCATTGAATCAGCTAAGACTTCCCCTTCGGGGCTAAGTAAAAGTTTTGTCTTATCGCGAATAAAAAGTTGTACCCCAAGAAATGTTTCAAGAGCTTTAATTTGATGACTAACAGCACTCTGACTAATGCCTAATTCTACAGCAGCCTTAGTAAAACTAAGAGATTTCGAACTAATTTCGAAAACTCTAAGGGCCGAAAGGGAAGGAAGTTGTTTAGAAGAAAATTCCATGAATTTAGCTCATATTAATGATTAGATGTTTGAATTTGTTAAGTACAAAAAAGCGCCATATAATTCTGTACGATTAATGAATAAAGGGGGCACGTATTTTATGAAATTTACTCACGTAACTAATTTAAATTATATGTCCAAACAACCAAATCATTTTTTAGCGTATATCCAGTCAAAATAGAGGGAAAAACAATGACTTTTATACTTATCACTCAATATAAATCCAAAATTCTTGTTATGCAAGGAATATAATGTTTACTCATCAAAAAAAATCAATTGGTGCAATCCAATTAATTCTTGCAATGATTCTGTCCGGGACGGTAGGAATCTTTGCAACCGAAGCGCAATCCATCGTACAGACCAGCTTTAATGTTGTGTTTTTTCGATGTCTTTTTGGGGTTATTTTTATGGCAACGTTTTGCGTACTACGTGGCTATTTTAAAGATACTGGTTTAGACAAAAGGAAATTGATCCTCATTTTACTAGGGGGTGCTTGTATTGTTTTTAACTGGGTCTTACTTTTTAAATCATTTGATCTGATTACGAAAAGTGGGGCAGGTACGGGCGGCATAACATTGGGGACGGTCGTGTACCATACCCAACCTTTTTATGTTGTCTTACTTGGAGCTTTCTTTTTTAAAGAAACCATTACAATGAATAAAATTGGTTGGATTATAGCAGCCTTTATTGGGGTTGTTCTGGTCACAGATATTATTAAATTTTCAACTTCAAGTTTTGATTTTAATGAAAGTTATTTTCAAGGAATAATTTGTTCTCTAGTTGCGGCATTTCTTTATGGATGTTCGACAATTATAGGCAAAGGATTAAAAGGAGTTAGACCTCATATTACGACATTGATCCAAGTAACTTTAGGATCAATACTTCTTTTTCCCTTTGTTACATTTGACCTAGTTCCCATGACCATAGATAAACATTGGCTTTATTTAGGTGGTATGGGGCTCATCCATACATGCATTATGTATGTGTTGATGTATTCAGCCTATCCTAAACTACCAACACCTTTAATTGCGGTTTTATCTTTTATTTATCCGGTGATGGCGGTTTTCTTTGATTATTTAATTTATGGCCATACAATTCATTGGCTTCAAGGATTAGGAATTGCCTTAATTATTTTAGGAGGTTTAGGTGTCAATTTAAATTGGTCACTGAAACCTTCATTTTCTAAAGTTAAAAATTTTGCCTAGGGAGATTTAAACATGACTATGAATAATATTATATCTACTTTTTCCAATGAATTTATATCAAACAATCCTGTATCCATGGGGTTATATCACTCTTTTGATACTAAAACCCATTCCAGCAAACCTAAAATTATTTTAGGTGTTGCAGAAAGTGATGCGCATATTGTTGCAAATCATTTAATTGCAATTTATTTACGTGATTGTGGATTTGATGTAGTCAATTTAGGCGCATGTACACCTGTTCAAGATTTTATGGATGCGTATATGGAAAATTCTTCCGCTATAGCTATTGTAATTGGTAGTCTTAATGGACATGCTGCAGAGGATCTTCAAGAATTAGAAAGTTTGAAAAAGAAATACAATGTAAATTGTCCAATTATTTTAGGGGGTAATTTATCAGTTGGAAGTGAAAAGGAGAAAAATTTACATTCTAATCTTAAAAAACTTGGTGTTGATATTATTCTTGAAACACCTGATCAGCTGCTAACTGTTCTTAGAACCTTAATTGATCAATCTCAAATCCAAAACCAGGAATATCTCTATGCATAACCCTTATACAAAAAATGTACTTAACCCTATCAATATTGCAATTGTTGGAGCAACGGGTGCCGTTGGTACGACACTTATCTCTTTGTTTGAAGAAAGAAATTTTTATTACGATAATCTTTATCTTGTGGCGTCAGCAAAATCTAAAGGTAAACATTTAAAAGTTAAAAATGTAGATTATCCTATCCATGATTTGGCTGAATTTGATTTTGGGCAAGTTAATCTTGCTTTCTTTTCAGCAGGGACTGGCATTAGCCAAGAATGGGTAAAAAAAGCAACGGATAAAGGTGTAATTGTTATTGATAACACAAATGCTTTTAGAATGGACCATCAAACCCCATTAGTTGTACCCCAAGTTAACGGGCATCTTCTTTATCAAAAGCCAAAATCTGGTGTTATTGCAAACCCAAATTGCTCAACAATACCTTTAGTTCGTTTGCTAAAACCAATTGATCAGTATTATAATCTTAAAAAGATTATTGTTAGTACCTATCAAGCAGCCTCGGGTCGGGGATTAAGTGGTATTAATGATTTGATAGAAAATACAGATAAAAGTTTACATAATAATGAAACTTTACCTTCATCAAAAAAGTTTTCAACAACATTAGCTTTTAATCTTATTCCCGATATTGATACAAGATTAGAAACTGGTTTTACGTTGGAAGAACAAAAAATGCGTCAAGAATCAAGAAAAATTATGGATAAGCCAGAACTTCTTGTAAGTGCAACTTGTGTACGTGTTCCTGTTGTTAATTGTCATTCTGAGGCAGTTTATTTTGAATGTGATCATCATTTGGATCAAAAAAATATTTTGACGATGCTTGCCAAACAACCTGAAGTAACTGTATATGAAGGGCAAGGGTTAGAGGGATATCCAACCCCACGTACTATAAATAATTTTGATCATGTTCATGTGGGACGTGTACGTGTGGATCCAGATAATCCTAAAGCTGGATGGTTATGGCTTGTTGCAGATAATCTGAGAATTGGTGCAGCTCTTAATGCGATTCAAATAGCTGAAATTTTTTTAGGAAAGGAGCAATATAATGTCAATGCATGTGCTTAAATTTGGTGGATCAACATTCACCGATACAGAAGATTTTTTTAAGATTGCTTATTTTTTGCGAAACCGGCTTCAAACGGATAGTAAAAAATTGGTCGTCGTCGTCAGTGCTATGTCAGGATTGACAGAACAAATGCGCGAACTTGCTTTAAGTGTTAATCCTAACATTTCGCCCGAAGCCGTAGATTCATTTCTGCCGCTTGCTGATACGATGGGTGCAAATCTTTTGCGTATAGCATTAGAAGCTTGTGGTGTTAGTGTTTCTGTTTTAACAGGGTATCAAATCAATATCTTAACAGATAGTCATTTTTCAAGAGCACGTCTCAGATCATTTAGCAGCCACGCTATGTTAGATACTTTTGTTGAAAAAGATGTTGTTATTGTACCAGGTGGCCAAGCAACTGATATTAAGAATAGACCAACATGGCTAGGTAAAAATAGTTCTGATTTAACAGCGATTATTTTAGCTGTTGCTCTAGGATTGCCAAAATGTGAAATCTATTCAGATGTAGCTGGTATTTATAGTGCAGATCCTAATCTTATTGATAATACCAGACTTCTTCCCTCAGTACCTTTTGAATCAGTTTTGGAAATGTCTTTATCAGGTGCAAAAGTTATGCATCACCGTGCCATTAGTTTTGCGCAACAACATGGTGTTGATATTGTATGTCATTTAAATCATAGTGACTATCATATTGGTACCTCTATTGGAAAAGGCACACCAGTTAAAGCTGTTATTGTAGATCAACGCTCTGTTGTTTTATCATTTGAAAATGAAGAACAAGCTTTAAATGCAATGGAATTCTTAAAAGAAGATAATGTTCCAATTGTTATACCAGATGCAAATAAACCTCATATAATTGTTGTAACATGTGGCTTTTTTGATGTTAAAAAATTCTTACATCAAAAAGGTGTTTCGGTTAATATTGAACCTGGCAAGTTATTAACGAAATTTACTGAAGAAAATGGTATAGAAAGATTTATTGTGCCTGATGATAAATTAATAGAAATTGGCCAGCAAATACATAATCAACTTTATGAATTACAAGAAGAACCTGAAAATAATTCCAGAGTTAATAATTCAGAAGAGCAAAAAAAACGTTATGCTAAGGAATTTTTCTCTTTATATCCGAATAAAAAATCTATTCATTCTGAAAGTTAATTTTCATGAGTATATAAATAAAAATTTATATTAAAATACTAAGGGTATAATAATGATAAATGACCCCAAAGATGAATTAGATTCTGGTCTTTTAGAACGCTATTTATTGCCGTCACGTCAGCAGACCATTCATTATATTCAAAATCTTAAAAAACCAACCGTACATCAACTTTTATTTGAAGCGGATAAAGAAAATAATCTTCTTTTACAGCCACGCTGTGGTGTTGGCGAACATGCTAAAATGCTTTCACTTTTACAGAATTTGGAAAATAAAGCACATCCGAATATTTTGTCTTTGACAATTGATGCGCATACAAGATTAGCAAAGTTCGATAAAGCCACACACATCCTGAAAGAAGCACCCGATCATCTTAATGGTTACCCTTTGGTAAGTCATGGTTGGAAGTTAGGACAAGAGATTAATCAAGCTATTAAGGTACCTCTTGAGATACGACATGGCTCACCTGATGCAAGATTGCTTTTTGAAATGGCAATAGCTTCTGGAATTACATCGTTTGAAGGTGGTGGGATATGTTATAATTTACCATATTGTAAAGAAATACCTTTGTCCCATTCTTTAGATGCGTGGCGTTACGTTGATCAATTATGTGGTGTTTTAGCGCAAGAAAATATTATTGTTGATCGAGAATTATTTGGTACATTAACAGCAGTTTTAATGCCACCTTCAATAAGTCTGGCAATTACCATGCTTGAAGGAATGTTGGCAGCGGCACAAGGGGTGCGTTGTTTGTCTATAGCATGCTGTCAAACGGGCCATTTTATCCAAGATATTGCAACTTTGAAAGCTATACGGACATTAAGCAAAAAATTTATTAGTAATCAGGTTGATGTTTTTCCAGTATTTCATGAATATATGGGACCTTTTCCTAAAGAAAGATTTGAAGCAGAAGCATTAATTTTTTATGGTGCTTTAACTGCAGTGAAAGGAAAAGCTACAAAGTTAATTACGAAAACATATGAAGAAGCTCTTGGTATTCCAAGTGTTGACGCAAATATTGCAGGAATATGGACAGCAAGAATGGCTTCAAGCAATATATTTGATTTTATTGTAATTGAACAAGAAGCAGTTGAAGAAGAAGAATTTTGGATTATACGTGAAACAGAAGAAATTTTAGAACCTATTTTACAACATGAAAATATGTATCAAGCAATTACCGATGGGTTTGCCCAAGGTACATTAGATATACCTTTTAGTGCAAGCCGTTATGCTCATTCAAATATTTTACCTATGCGCGATCAATCGGGCGCAATACGTTACCACCGTTTTGGTAATTTGAAACTTAGTGATACAACCAAGAGACGTAATACAAAATTATTACAAGATTCTTTGTTGCATAAAGCCAATAATAGTCTATTTACAAAAATTGAAGGAGATATACTTTATTTTTCAAAGCCAGCGTATAAAAAACACATTCAATCTGAACAATCCTTGTATGAAAAATACAGTAACTTATAAATTATAAAATATAGGAAAAAAAATGAATATAATAACCTTACCTGATGATACAAAAAAATTATTACTTTCAACTTTGATGAAGTTACCTTCTCCTTACAAAGATTTGGAGAATTTTTTATTAGATATTTATCCAATTTTTGCTAATTTACCAAAAGGTATTTTAAAAGAAATTTTTCATTTTGCACGATTTCCAGATAGCGATGGGGTAATATTATTAAAAAATTTTCCAGTTGATAGCACATTACCCCCAACACCTATGGATGGATATCCCAGTATGATGAAACAAACCTTTGTAACAGAGGCGTGTCTTTTGGGTTTATCCCAAATTGTGGGAGAGCCATTGGGATATAAAAGTGAAAAATCTGGTCAAGTTATTCATGATGTGGTTCCGGTTGAACAAGGTGGATATACCCAGTCTAATCAAGGATATAAAGTATTTTTAAATTTTCATAATGATGCTGTTTATGATGACAGTGGTTTTTATCATGTAAGTAATCCTGATTTTCTTATTTTATTTTGTGTTAAATCTGATCCAAAAGGGGAAGCTTACACTTATTATGCTGATGCACGCGATATTTGTAATAAATTAACTGAACATGATAAGATTATTTTAAGATCACCTTTATTTAAAATGAATGCACCTAGCACATACAGCCGGGAACAAGTAAGTGGCCAAGTTGTTTATTCTAAAGATTTACCCATTATATCTGGTTCTGAACAATATCCAGAAATTTCTATTGCTGCAAATGGGGTTAAGCCTTTAACAAATGAAGCAGAAAAAGCTTTTGAACATTTAAAAGAAATATGTGGACGTTCTGATGTATCACGTAAAGTACATTTGCAACCAGGAGAAGTATTATTATTAAATAACCGCAAGGGTGTACATGCACGCACAGAATATACGGCAACCTTTGATGGACATGATCGTTGGCTGCAAAGAACTTATATTCGTCATTCTATATGGGATATAAGATATAGATGGACTGGCCAAAATAGGGTACATTGAAATAAATTACCTCCTAAGCATAAAAATTTATACTTAGGGGGTAAAGAGT
It encodes:
- a CDS encoding aspartate kinase, yielding MSMHVLKFGGSTFTDTEDFFKIAYFLRNRLQTDSKKLVVVVSAMSGLTEQMRELALSVNPNISPEAVDSFLPLADTMGANLLRIALEACGVSVSVLTGYQINILTDSHFSRARLRSFSSHAMLDTFVEKDVVIVPGGQATDIKNRPTWLGKNSSDLTAIILAVALGLPKCEIYSDVAGIYSADPNLIDNTRLLPSVPFESVLEMSLSGAKVMHHRAISFAQQHGVDIVCHLNHSDYHIGTSIGKGTPVKAVIVDQRSVVLSFENEEQALNAMEFLKEDNVPIVIPDANKPHIIVVTCGFFDVKKFLHQKGVSVNIEPGKLLTKFTEENGIERFIVPDDKLIEIGQQIHNQLYELQEEPENNSRVNNSEEQKKRYAKEFFSLYPNKKSIHSES
- the gcvA gene encoding transcriptional regulator GcvA; amino-acid sequence: MEFSSKQLPSLSALRVFEISSKSLSFTKAAVELGISQSAVSHQIKALETFLGVQLFIRDKTKLLLSPEGEVLADSMHKAFDILHESVDKIRSGSTSRSLNVSVFFTFSVKWLLPHLQSFRTQYPDIDIRVEAKDSLCNFTSDRIDVAIRYGAGVYPNLISELLRREQVFAVCSPKFLEENHVKSFSDLEKVTLLHDEGRNLFPEGPDWAIWLQRASYLPIKPTKNLYFTHSNLALQAAIDSQGVALGRTALVADDIKQGKLMRLFDVEIFSDNSYYLVYPQTKDHKITLQAFRRWIADEINKDPIFKTTANSGNNSNIRHRPESFSLSPLTY
- a CDS encoding methylaspartate mutase, producing the protein MINDPKDELDSGLLERYLLPSRQQTIHYIQNLKKPTVHQLLFEADKENNLLLQPRCGVGEHAKMLSLLQNLENKAHPNILSLTIDAHTRLAKFDKATHILKEAPDHLNGYPLVSHGWKLGQEINQAIKVPLEIRHGSPDARLLFEMAIASGITSFEGGGICYNLPYCKEIPLSHSLDAWRYVDQLCGVLAQENIIVDRELFGTLTAVLMPPSISLAITMLEGMLAAAQGVRCLSIACCQTGHFIQDIATLKAIRTLSKKFISNQVDVFPVFHEYMGPFPKERFEAEALIFYGALTAVKGKATKLITKTYEEALGIPSVDANIAGIWTARMASSNIFDFIVIEQEAVEEEEFWIIRETEEILEPILQHENMYQAITDGFAQGTLDIPFSASRYAHSNILPMRDQSGAIRYHRFGNLKLSDTTKRRNTKLLQDSLLHKANNSLFTKIEGDILYFSKPAYKKHIQSEQSLYEKYSNL
- a CDS encoding cobalamin-dependent protein (Presence of a B(12) (cobalamin)-binding domain implies dependence on cobalamin itself, in one of its several forms, or in some unusual lineages, dependence on a cobalamin-like analog.), with amino-acid sequence MGLYHSFDTKTHSSKPKIILGVAESDAHIVANHLIAIYLRDCGFDVVNLGACTPVQDFMDAYMENSSAIAIVIGSLNGHAAEDLQELESLKKKYNVNCPIILGGNLSVGSEKEKNLHSNLKKLGVDIILETPDQLLTVLRTLIDQSQIQNQEYLYA
- a CDS encoding TauD/TfdA family dioxygenase; the encoded protein is MNIITLPDDTKKLLLSTLMKLPSPYKDLENFLLDIYPIFANLPKGILKEIFHFARFPDSDGVILLKNFPVDSTLPPTPMDGYPSMMKQTFVTEACLLGLSQIVGEPLGYKSEKSGQVIHDVVPVEQGGYTQSNQGYKVFLNFHNDAVYDDSGFYHVSNPDFLILFCVKSDPKGEAYTYYADARDICNKLTEHDKIILRSPLFKMNAPSTYSREQVSGQVVYSKDLPIISGSEQYPEISIAANGVKPLTNEAEKAFEHLKEICGRSDVSRKVHLQPGEVLLLNNRKGVHARTEYTATFDGHDRWLQRTYIRHSIWDIRYRWTGQNRVH
- a CDS encoding aspartate-semialdehyde dehydrogenase: MHNPYTKNVLNPINIAIVGATGAVGTTLISLFEERNFYYDNLYLVASAKSKGKHLKVKNVDYPIHDLAEFDFGQVNLAFFSAGTGISQEWVKKATDKGVIVIDNTNAFRMDHQTPLVVPQVNGHLLYQKPKSGVIANPNCSTIPLVRLLKPIDQYYNLKKIIVSTYQAASGRGLSGINDLIENTDKSLHNNETLPSSKKFSTTLAFNLIPDIDTRLETGFTLEEQKMRQESRKIMDKPELLVSATCVRVPVVNCHSEAVYFECDHHLDQKNILTMLAKQPEVTVYEGQGLEGYPTPRTINNFDHVHVGRVRVDPDNPKAGWLWLVADNLRIGAALNAIQIAEIFLGKEQYNVNACA
- a CDS encoding DMT family transporter: MFTHQKKSIGAIQLILAMILSGTVGIFATEAQSIVQTSFNVVFFRCLFGVIFMATFCVLRGYFKDTGLDKRKLILILLGGACIVFNWVLLFKSFDLITKSGAGTGGITLGTVVYHTQPFYVVLLGAFFFKETITMNKIGWIIAAFIGVVLVTDIIKFSTSSFDFNESYFQGIICSLVAAFLYGCSTIIGKGLKGVRPHITTLIQVTLGSILLFPFVTFDLVPMTIDKHWLYLGGMGLIHTCIMYVLMYSAYPKLPTPLIAVLSFIYPVMAVFFDYLIYGHTIHWLQGLGIALIILGGLGVNLNWSLKPSFSKVKNFA
- a CDS encoding amino acid ABC transporter substrate-binding protein, producing MPIPCPTLKKIIRRGTLRAGVSQGIRPLSYKDNLGIWRGFDVDFAQAVAAATLGDKGLVEFIPLAPQDRFTSLAKGDVDILTANATGTLSRDIELGITFVGVIYYDSEGFLSPKKLKINNILEIDEPRFAIQAGTTTAQNLSDFFSSRQRGFSVRSFATPEEAMKEYLSGQYHAYVLDRTALAAERNQLSSPDDHIILPDMISKEPMGPFVAEGDEKWWKIVRWVFYALIMLEEVGVSSSTIQSDTVHQTIVARIQNKIMEATNVMTLPEDWISQIALQTGNYGELFDRHFGVLSELKLPRALNDLWSRGGLIYAPPFN